In Sodalis ligni, a single genomic region encodes these proteins:
- the istB gene encoding IS21-like element helper ATPase IstB gives MSLQHQRISELCEYFKLDRIAAEWPGLAQKTLDDTGTFGDFLEQLLRLENDSRNERRRQTLLRLSGLPAVKTLEQFDFKFASGAPRAQLQELAGLAFIERQENIVLLGPSGVGKSHLACALAHKVAMAGLSVRFITAADMMLQLVAAHRQGDLKGYLGRCVTKPRLLVIDEVGYLPFGKEEANLFFQVVARRYETGSVILTSNLPFTQWSGTFGDDETLTAAMLDRLLHHAHIVQITGQSYRLKDKLKSGQLRKPTLAEPQR, from the coding sequence ATGAGCCTTCAGCATCAGCGGATCAGCGAACTGTGCGAGTACTTTAAGCTTGACCGCATCGCCGCCGAGTGGCCTGGATTGGCACAGAAGACGCTGGATGATACCGGAACGTTCGGCGATTTTCTGGAGCAGTTGCTTCGCCTGGAGAATGACAGCCGCAACGAGCGGCGGCGCCAGACGCTGCTGCGCCTGTCGGGTTTGCCTGCGGTCAAGACGCTGGAGCAGTTTGACTTCAAGTTTGCCAGCGGCGCACCACGGGCACAGCTGCAGGAACTGGCTGGATTGGCGTTTATCGAAAGACAGGAGAACATCGTATTACTCGGGCCTTCCGGCGTTGGCAAGAGCCATTTGGCCTGCGCGTTGGCACATAAAGTCGCGATGGCCGGACTCAGCGTACGCTTCATTACGGCGGCGGATATGATGTTGCAACTGGTCGCCGCTCACCGTCAGGGCGATTTAAAAGGCTATTTAGGCCGGTGTGTCACCAAGCCCCGATTATTGGTGATCGACGAAGTGGGTTATCTGCCGTTCGGTAAAGAAGAAGCCAATTTATTCTTCCAGGTCGTGGCCCGCCGTTATGAAACAGGCAGCGTGATATTGACGAGTAACCTGCCGTTTACGCAGTGGTCTGGGACGTTTGGCGATGATGAGACGCTGACAGCGGCGATGTTGGATCGACTGCTGCACCATGCGCATATCGTCCAAATAACCGGCCAAAGCTATCGATTAAAAGACAAGCTCAAAAGTGGTCAGCTAAGGAAACCAACGCTGGCTGAACCACAACGAT